One stretch of Schlesneria sp. DSM 10557 DNA includes these proteins:
- a CDS encoding 3'-5' exonuclease has translation MSTSESKQHVSYFIFDIETIADGDLVSKIRYPKENLSPAEALTRYRAQLMEETGRDVLPVTFVLPISVAVAKVDADYRLLDVAVLDAPNFRPHVITRHFWQGWNAYGRPTLVSFNGRTYDIPVLELAAYRYGYTVPAWFNVEARTYEQSRNRYNSQSHLDLLDLLSNFGAFRISGGLNLLANMIGKPGKSGVDGSQVQGMYEAGEVAAINDYCRCDVLDTYFVFLRTRVLLGKLTVEDEHRLVAEAKAWLEEKSESIPVYKHYLSHWGDWQPPVD, from the coding sequence ATGTCAACAAGTGAGAGCAAGCAGCACGTAAGCTATTTCATTTTTGACATCGAAACCATCGCTGACGGAGATCTCGTTTCCAAGATTCGCTACCCGAAGGAAAATCTCAGTCCGGCCGAGGCACTTACCCGGTACCGCGCACAATTGATGGAAGAAACGGGAAGAGATGTCCTGCCGGTGACGTTCGTGCTGCCGATTTCTGTGGCGGTGGCGAAGGTGGATGCGGACTATCGGCTGCTGGATGTCGCCGTGCTGGACGCTCCGAATTTTCGTCCGCATGTCATTACACGCCACTTCTGGCAGGGGTGGAACGCGTACGGTCGGCCGACACTGGTCAGCTTTAACGGCCGCACCTACGACATCCCGGTGCTGGAACTGGCTGCCTATCGCTACGGTTACACCGTGCCGGCATGGTTCAACGTCGAAGCCCGCACCTATGAACAGTCCCGCAATCGGTATAACTCGCAGTCGCATCTGGATCTGCTCGACCTGCTCTCAAATTTCGGAGCGTTCCGGATCAGCGGCGGGCTGAACCTGCTGGCCAATATGATCGGCAAGCCGGGGAAATCCGGCGTTGATGGCTCTCAGGTCCAGGGAATGTATGAGGCCGGTGAAGTCGCGGCGATCAACGACTATTGCCGTTGCGACGTACTGGATACGTATTTTGTGTTCCTTCGCACACGTGTCTTGCTCGGAAAGCTGACTGTCGAAGACGAACATCGTCTCGTCGCCGAGGCAAAGGCCTGGCTGGAAGAGAAGAGCGAATCGATTCCGGTCTACAAGCACTATCTGTCACACTGGGGTGACTGGCAGCCTCCTGTCGATTGA
- a CDS encoding RNA-binding S4 domain-containing protein encodes MSEQNPSPITLDQFLKQSGIVVTGGQAKILIQTGEVRLNGVVETRRGKKLSPGDIVEIGDERLIVS; translated from the coding sequence GTGTCCGAACAGAATCCTTCCCCCATCACACTCGATCAATTTCTCAAGCAGTCCGGCATCGTTGTGACCGGGGGTCAGGCAAAAATTCTGATTCAGACGGGTGAAGTCCGTCTGAATGGAGTCGTTGAAACGCGAAGAGGGAAAAAGCTATCGCCCGGAGACATCGTCGAGATCGGGGATGAGCGACTGATCGTTTCGTGA
- a CDS encoding LuxR C-terminal-related transcriptional regulator, whose translation MERRLLNAVFIMIALNDYTTDVAPLSSRHPSLHVIGGDATTRGYVLNQLSRVGLVAQEAATPAALLVHESEQELHRRRVYWADVEQRVAKLTTKDREVLDLLMECLPNKVLAMRLGITERAVEMRRASLMKKLEVRSLTELVRLVTRFAIVQQYGILLSIY comes from the coding sequence TTGGAACGCCGGTTGCTTAATGCTGTTTTTATTATGATCGCACTCAACGACTACACTACCGATGTTGCTCCTTTGTCTTCGCGACACCCTTCACTGCATGTGATTGGTGGAGATGCGACGACCAGGGGCTATGTTCTTAATCAACTGTCACGCGTGGGCCTGGTCGCCCAGGAAGCCGCCACGCCTGCAGCATTGCTGGTGCACGAATCAGAGCAAGAGCTGCATCGTCGGCGGGTTTACTGGGCCGACGTTGAGCAACGAGTTGCAAAGCTCACGACGAAAGACCGCGAGGTTCTCGATCTGTTGATGGAGTGCCTGCCGAACAAGGTTCTGGCAATGCGTCTTGGCATTACCGAACGTGCTGTCGAAATGCGGCGAGCTTCGCTGATGAAGAAGCTGGAAGTCCGCTCGCTGACAGAACTTGTTCGCTTGGTCACTCGATTCGCCATCGTACAGCAGTACGGGATTTTGCTCTCGATCTATTAA
- a CDS encoding metal ABC transporter ATP-binding protein, whose translation MSAIHPTTSPLSIHDMTVAYQGRPVLWDIDYDAPPGKLVAIVGPNGAGKSTLIKAVLELIPRTDGEVRFFGKTYQQQRGRIGYVPQRTSVDWDFPVNALDVVVMGLYRQIGWFRPVSKAFRQQALAALERVGLAEFAGRQISELSGGQQQRVFLARALVQNADLYLMDEPFAGVDAATERAIVELLRELRSAGKTALVVHHDLQTVAEYFDEVLLLNMRLVASGPVEQAFTTENLRRTYGGKLALLDQVGHRMRHSNVTLP comes from the coding sequence ATGTCTGCCATTCATCCGACGACATCGCCACTCTCGATCCATGATATGACCGTTGCCTATCAGGGGCGGCCGGTCTTATGGGATATTGACTACGACGCTCCTCCCGGGAAGCTGGTGGCCATTGTAGGACCCAATGGTGCCGGCAAAAGCACCTTGATTAAGGCGGTTCTCGAACTGATTCCGCGAACGGACGGGGAAGTGCGCTTCTTCGGAAAGACCTACCAGCAACAGCGTGGGCGCATCGGGTATGTGCCGCAACGGACAAGCGTCGACTGGGACTTCCCGGTGAATGCCCTCGATGTGGTCGTGATGGGACTGTATCGTCAGATCGGGTGGTTTCGTCCCGTGAGCAAGGCGTTTCGGCAGCAGGCACTCGCTGCGTTAGAGCGAGTCGGGCTGGCTGAGTTCGCGGGGCGACAGATCAGCGAACTGTCCGGCGGTCAGCAGCAGCGTGTGTTTCTGGCGCGGGCCCTCGTCCAGAATGCCGATCTGTACCTGATGGACGAACCGTTTGCGGGGGTCGATGCGGCGACCGAACGGGCCATCGTGGAACTGTTGCGAGAACTGCGATCGGCGGGGAAGACGGCTCTCGTGGTGCACCACGACCTTCAAACCGTTGCAGAGTACTTTGATGAAGTGTTGCTGCTGAACATGCGGCTGGTGGCGAGCGGCCCCGTGGAACAGGCCTTTACGACAGAAAACCTTCGGCGAACCTACGGTGGAAAACTGGCCCTGCTCGATCAGGTCGGTCATCGCATGCGCCATTCCAATGTGACGCTGCCGTAA
- a CDS encoding metal ABC transporter solute-binding protein, Zn/Mn family: MSLFVRLPLKTLACLGLLICSGCLGTSTETTPQGQRIKIVATTGMVADLAQQVAGSHADVVKLIGSGVDPHLFRATRRDVKQLQEADVVFYSGLLLEGRMQDALQQVDRANRPVVAITSSLDKSYLRSPPEFEGHFDPHVWMDVTAWSQCLDVIVETLSKRDPAHADEFQQNARNYQAELEKLDRYVREVVASIPESQRVLVTAHDAFGYFGRAYGIEVRSVQGVTTESEAGVHDVNRLVDFLAERKIPAIFVESSVNEKNIRAVIEGTQSRNVAVRIGAELFSDAMGAEGTYEGTYIGMIDHNATRIARALGGTAPETGLNGRLAPESDDAKRGGGMWLVLSGAITPGLLAVLLFSLHVACRRGSGRLSVSFVTCFSPFPLRGVCPLE; the protein is encoded by the coding sequence TTGTCTCTGTTTGTTCGTTTGCCATTGAAGACGCTTGCTTGCCTTGGACTTCTGATTTGCTCGGGGTGTCTTGGAACTTCGACGGAGACGACTCCGCAGGGCCAGCGTATCAAGATTGTGGCCACTACAGGAATGGTCGCTGATCTGGCTCAACAAGTTGCGGGTTCGCACGCCGACGTAGTGAAGCTGATCGGTTCCGGGGTCGATCCTCATCTGTTTCGGGCCACTCGTCGTGACGTCAAGCAGTTACAGGAAGCGGACGTCGTCTTTTACTCAGGCCTGTTGCTCGAAGGGCGGATGCAGGACGCCTTGCAGCAGGTGGATCGGGCAAACCGGCCTGTGGTGGCGATTACTTCGTCGCTCGACAAAAGTTACTTGCGATCACCCCCCGAATTCGAAGGGCATTTTGATCCCCATGTCTGGATGGATGTGACCGCGTGGAGCCAGTGCCTCGATGTGATTGTCGAGACCCTGTCGAAACGCGATCCTGCTCACGCAGACGAGTTTCAACAGAACGCCAGAAACTATCAGGCCGAGTTGGAAAAGCTCGATCGCTACGTTCGGGAGGTGGTGGCTTCGATCCCGGAATCACAGCGAGTGCTGGTAACGGCGCATGATGCATTCGGCTATTTCGGTCGTGCTTACGGAATTGAAGTCCGTTCAGTGCAAGGAGTCACGACGGAATCCGAGGCGGGAGTGCATGATGTGAATCGGCTCGTCGATTTCCTGGCGGAACGAAAGATCCCGGCGATCTTCGTGGAAAGCAGCGTCAACGAGAAAAACATTCGAGCCGTCATCGAAGGGACGCAGTCCCGAAACGTCGCTGTCCGGATCGGGGCGGAACTCTTCTCTGACGCGATGGGGGCAGAAGGGACGTATGAGGGAACGTACATTGGGATGATCGACCATAATGCGACCCGGATCGCGCGAGCCCTGGGTGGGACGGCTCCCGAGACAGGGCTGAATGGGCGGCTGGCCCCTGAGTCCGACGACGCGAAACGAGGGGGTGGGATGTGGCTAGTCCTCTCAGGAGCAATTACGCCGGGCCTGCTGGCTGTCCTGCTTTTTTCTTTGCACGTCGCCTGCCGTAGGGGATCTGGACGTCTGTCGGTCTCTTTTGTCACTTGTTTTTCCCCGTTCCCACTTCGGGGTGTCTGCCCGCTAGAGTAA
- a CDS encoding RluA family pseudouridine synthase codes for MSDNEFEAEQELDHNEDVPVEIPGAPIKLIVEARAHGWRVDHYLARVYSNFSRAAFQRVLEDNGVLINGLPVKGARRLRVNDCVEFHLPQIPDRTLPAEDIPLDILYDDDSLIVINKSANMIVHPGRGHYLGTLAGALQFHFDKLSDVAGKLRAGIVHRLDRDTSGVLVVAKDNTVHHHLSRQFEERTVEKEYRAITWGEIAFDRDYIETHVRVSNRNRERMMVCPEGGNSRHAATFYEVLERFQGFTFVRLCPQTGRTHQLRVHMHHLGNPIVADRLYEGHASLKRSDLVEDLPEAEDAVLISRQALHALKLGFDHPVTGKRMEFEAPLPDDFTKALEAIRQYRTKPPRRVSKHH; via the coding sequence ATGAGCGACAACGAGTTCGAAGCCGAGCAGGAACTGGATCACAACGAAGACGTTCCTGTCGAGATTCCCGGGGCCCCGATCAAGTTGATTGTCGAAGCGCGGGCTCATGGCTGGCGCGTCGATCATTATCTGGCACGAGTCTACTCGAATTTCAGCCGTGCAGCGTTTCAACGCGTGCTCGAGGACAACGGTGTCCTGATCAACGGACTGCCGGTGAAGGGGGCCCGCCGACTGCGCGTCAACGACTGCGTCGAGTTCCACCTGCCGCAGATTCCCGATCGAACTCTTCCTGCCGAAGATATTCCTCTCGATATCCTGTATGACGACGATTCGCTGATCGTGATCAATAAATCAGCCAATATGATCGTTCACCCCGGTCGAGGGCACTATCTCGGTACGCTGGCCGGAGCGCTGCAGTTTCATTTTGACAAGCTGAGCGACGTGGCGGGTAAACTGCGAGCCGGGATCGTGCATCGTCTCGATCGTGATACGAGCGGTGTGCTGGTGGTCGCTAAGGACAATACGGTCCATCACCATCTCAGTCGGCAGTTCGAAGAACGGACCGTTGAGAAAGAGTATCGCGCGATCACCTGGGGTGAGATTGCGTTTGATCGTGACTACATCGAAACGCACGTACGCGTCAGCAATCGTAATCGTGAACGAATGATGGTTTGCCCTGAGGGAGGCAATTCGCGTCATGCCGCGACGTTCTACGAAGTGCTGGAGCGGTTCCAGGGTTTTACGTTCGTTCGCCTTTGTCCGCAGACGGGGCGAACTCACCAGTTACGCGTGCATATGCACCATCTGGGGAACCCGATCGTCGCCGATCGACTTTATGAAGGTCACGCCTCGCTGAAGCGTTCTGATCTGGTGGAAGACTTGCCGGAAGCCGAGGATGCAGTGCTGATCAGCCGTCAGGCGCTGCACGCGCTGAAGCTGGGGTTCGATCATCCGGTCACAGGGAAGCGGATGGAGTTTGAAGCGCCGCTGCCGGACGATTTCACGAAGGCGCTGGAAGCCATTCGGCAGTACCGAACCAAGCCCCCCCGCCGCGTCTCCAAGCATCACTGA
- a CDS encoding tol-pal system YbgF family protein, producing MKSEERHQLLTNDLGVVTTRTVGVLERHIGTVIGGIALLALLAGGIFWWTRTNDSEAATGWTLLDSAQNLEEFGDVVDKFKGKPPGQWAELFVAETNLKTALPLMFTNREIALVDLKSAREGFESLLQQNGVAPTIRERALWGYAICLEAASDGNTSKAVEAYEKLVQEFPESIFKAVAEDRAASLKRDNAKEFYTWFSRENPKPPDARPRDFKNEKSGSESSTAEPDDFLIRGSDDSGAIFKGLSKDKDLFKDAAADPVITPEAASEKTEATTEEKSAETPAAPETPAVPDAPAAPEKTDETPTDPAPSSEEEKPTEKE from the coding sequence ATGAAAAGCGAAGAACGACATCAACTTCTGACGAACGATCTCGGCGTTGTGACCACGCGAACCGTCGGAGTTCTTGAGCGTCATATCGGAACGGTCATTGGTGGCATCGCTCTACTCGCGCTGCTGGCGGGTGGAATCTTCTGGTGGACGCGGACGAATGATTCCGAGGCTGCGACCGGCTGGACCTTATTGGATTCGGCTCAGAACCTGGAAGAATTTGGCGACGTTGTTGATAAGTTCAAGGGGAAGCCACCGGGCCAGTGGGCAGAGCTGTTTGTTGCCGAGACAAACCTGAAGACCGCTCTCCCTTTGATGTTTACGAACCGTGAAATCGCTCTTGTTGACCTGAAGTCAGCCCGGGAAGGCTTCGAGTCACTGCTGCAGCAGAACGGCGTCGCTCCGACGATTCGTGAACGGGCATTGTGGGGCTATGCCATTTGTCTGGAAGCCGCTTCCGACGGCAATACCTCCAAGGCGGTCGAAGCCTACGAAAAGCTGGTTCAGGAGTTCCCCGAATCGATTTTCAAGGCTGTTGCAGAAGATCGTGCTGCATCACTGAAGCGTGACAACGCCAAGGAATTCTACACGTGGTTCAGTCGCGAAAATCCCAAACCACCCGACGCACGTCCTCGCGATTTCAAGAATGAAAAGTCGGGCAGTGAATCGTCAACCGCAGAGCCTGACGACTTCCTGATCAGGGGGTCGGACGATTCGGGGGCGATTTTCAAAGGTCTCAGCAAAGATAAAGACCTGTTCAAAGACGCGGCCGCAGATCCCGTAATCACTCCGGAAGCCGCGAGTGAAAAGACCGAAGCCACGACCGAGGAAAAGTCTGCCGAGACGCCCGCCGCGCCCGAAACGCCAGCGGTTCCCGATGCACCTGCCGCACCTGAAAAGACTGACGAAACGCCGACCGATCCCGCACCTTCTTCTGAAGAAGAGAAGCCAACCGAGAAAGAGTGA
- a CDS encoding dipeptidase gives MLIFDAHLDMAWNALEWNRDLMLPVAKIREFEQHFDKIIPGPCTVSWDELRRGRVGLMIATLLPRFHRKDKPLTFPQSREAAYGMSMGQLAYYRAMVERGVLREISDKAALDAHVAEWNSLPAGTPAVGQPPLGFILSMEGSPPILYPEQIEHWYKAGLRLLGPAHYGPSPYCFGTGSQGGFNEDGKKLLREMDRVGMLLDVTHLADESFWDAMEIYQGPCIASHHNCRSLVPADRQLTDEQIQELIRRGSVIGAAFDNWMLKPGWVIGVSDPATVKLDDVINHIDHICQLAGNANHCGMGTDLDGGFGKEQSPSDLDTIADLGRVGELLSKRGYSSDDVERIMWRNFVEFFQRAWA, from the coding sequence ATGCTCATCTTTGACGCTCACCTGGACATGGCCTGGAATGCACTGGAGTGGAACCGTGATCTGATGCTTCCCGTGGCGAAGATCCGCGAGTTTGAGCAGCACTTCGACAAGATCATCCCGGGCCCCTGTACCGTTTCCTGGGACGAGCTTCGCCGGGGTCGTGTCGGGCTGATGATCGCCACCCTGCTTCCCCGGTTTCACCGAAAAGACAAGCCACTCACCTTCCCCCAGTCGCGAGAAGCCGCCTACGGAATGTCGATGGGCCAGCTCGCCTACTACCGGGCCATGGTGGAACGGGGCGTTCTGCGGGAAATCTCTGATAAAGCAGCTCTCGACGCGCACGTCGCAGAATGGAATTCACTTCCCGCCGGCACCCCTGCAGTGGGACAACCGCCGCTCGGATTCATCCTCAGCATGGAGGGCAGCCCCCCCATCCTGTATCCAGAACAGATTGAACACTGGTACAAGGCAGGACTTCGCCTTTTGGGCCCCGCCCACTATGGACCCAGCCCCTACTGTTTTGGAACTGGCAGCCAGGGGGGCTTTAACGAAGACGGCAAGAAGCTGCTGCGTGAAATGGACCGCGTGGGGATGCTGCTCGACGTGACTCACCTCGCCGACGAGTCCTTCTGGGATGCAATGGAGATCTATCAGGGGCCCTGCATCGCCAGCCACCACAACTGCCGGTCGCTGGTTCCCGCCGATCGCCAACTGACCGATGAGCAGATCCAGGAACTGATTCGCAGAGGTTCTGTGATCGGTGCCGCGTTTGATAACTGGATGCTCAAACCGGGTTGGGTCATTGGAGTCTCAGACCCAGCAACCGTGAAGCTGGATGACGTCATCAACCATATCGACCACATCTGTCAATTGGCCGGTAACGCCAACCATTGCGGCATGGGCACCGACCTGGACGGCGGCTTCGGTAAAGAGCAGTCCCCGTCTGACCTGGACACGATCGCCGACCTGGGACGCGTGGGAGAACTGCTCTCCAAGCGGGGCTATTCTTCCGATGACGTTGAACGGATTATGTGGCGGAACTTCGTGGAATTCTTCCAGCGGGCATGGGCTTGA
- a CDS encoding MFS transporter → MQRSVFLKLSVMMFLQFFIWGAWLPSSFGFFGDGALGFDAWQQFGLNIAFPISAIIGMFFGNQFVDRNFAAEKFLAVSHFIGGTAMLVFGYMAWKHFQGEPAAAPNYWIYFACMAIHCFFYVPTISVTNAIAFSNITDPQKDFGPVRLWGTIGWIAASWPFIFILADWSKIPALSEVGFVTWLGKALGTPLTGQPLNQGKSWAFITAGIASLILAAFSLTLPHTPPKPSTDEKKSLAWLEAMRLLKHPFLLVLFVVTFIDATVHDGFFFFAFTYLEKVGVPSNWIQPAMSVGQIAEIGTMAVLGYVLKSLGWRWTMIIGVLGHTVRFGVWALAPDPYFAVAVNVLHGVCYAFFFATLYILVDEVFPKDARTSAQGLFNFLILGLGPITARYLWPELQKAYTVDNGVQYRQLLLYPAGAGLLAAILLLLFFHPPKTGTEKTEPASA, encoded by the coding sequence ATGCAGCGGTCTGTTTTCCTGAAACTCAGCGTGATGATGTTTCTCCAGTTTTTCATCTGGGGAGCATGGTTACCGTCGAGCTTCGGATTCTTCGGTGACGGGGCGCTTGGCTTCGACGCGTGGCAGCAATTCGGCCTCAATATCGCCTTCCCGATTTCGGCGATCATCGGCATGTTCTTCGGAAATCAGTTCGTCGACCGAAACTTCGCTGCGGAAAAGTTTCTCGCCGTCAGCCATTTCATCGGTGGAACGGCCATGCTTGTCTTCGGTTACATGGCCTGGAAACACTTCCAGGGAGAGCCCGCGGCAGCACCGAACTACTGGATCTACTTCGCCTGTATGGCCATCCACTGCTTCTTCTATGTCCCGACGATCTCGGTGACCAACGCGATTGCTTTCTCGAACATCACCGATCCGCAGAAAGATTTCGGCCCCGTTCGCCTGTGGGGGACGATTGGCTGGATCGCGGCAAGTTGGCCATTCATTTTCATCCTGGCAGACTGGTCCAAGATTCCTGCTTTAAGTGAAGTCGGATTCGTGACATGGCTTGGGAAGGCGTTGGGAACGCCACTCACAGGACAGCCACTGAACCAGGGCAAAAGCTGGGCATTCATTACCGCCGGAATTGCCTCGCTAATCCTTGCCGCATTCAGCCTGACACTTCCTCACACCCCACCCAAGCCCTCAACCGACGAGAAGAAATCCCTGGCGTGGCTGGAAGCGATGCGGTTGCTCAAGCACCCATTCCTGCTGGTGCTGTTTGTCGTCACCTTCATCGATGCCACCGTGCACGACGGCTTCTTCTTCTTCGCATTTACGTACCTTGAGAAAGTGGGCGTTCCTTCCAACTGGATTCAGCCCGCCATGAGCGTTGGTCAAATTGCGGAAATCGGGACGATGGCCGTCCTTGGCTATGTCCTGAAGAGCCTCGGCTGGCGCTGGACCATGATTATTGGTGTTCTCGGCCATACCGTGCGATTCGGTGTCTGGGCTCTGGCACCGGACCCCTACTTTGCCGTTGCGGTCAACGTCCTGCACGGCGTCTGCTACGCCTTCTTCTTTGCCACGCTCTACATTCTGGTCGACGAAGTCTTCCCGAAAGACGCCCGAACCAGTGCACAGGGGTTGTTCAACTTCCTGATTCTGGGACTCGGCCCCATCACAGCACGTTATCTCTGGCCGGAACTCCAAAAGGCCTACACCGTCGACAATGGGGTTCAATACCGCCAGTTGCTACTGTATCCAGCCGGTGCGGGCTTGCTCGCTGCAATCCTGCTGCTGCTGTTCTTCCACCCGCCGAAGACGGGGACTGAAAAAACAGAGCCCGCCAGCGCCTGA
- a CDS encoding Bax inhibitor-1/YccA family protein — MRSSNPVLSAASMDSFQGEFFSASQSMTIQGAATKALILLGLCFGTASMTFAMTHGGNSAAAMPWMIGGFVGALVFSIATSFKPNWAPVTAPLYALAEGLLLGAISGGYERMFNGIVPQAALATLGTMAAMLFAYKTGLIKATRGFVMGVGAATGGIALMYLAAMVLSMFGIRMSFLYQPTMLGIGISAVIVIVAALNLIIDFAAIQQAAEQGAPKYYEWYSAFGLMVTIVWLYIEILRLLAMLAASSRND; from the coding sequence ATGAGAAGTAGCAATCCTGTACTGAGCGCCGCGTCAATGGACTCGTTCCAGGGCGAGTTTTTCTCCGCCAGTCAGAGCATGACGATTCAAGGTGCTGCCACGAAGGCACTCATCCTGCTGGGGCTTTGCTTTGGAACCGCGTCAATGACATTCGCGATGACCCACGGCGGGAATTCCGCTGCGGCCATGCCGTGGATGATCGGGGGGTTCGTCGGTGCACTGGTGTTCTCGATCGCGACCAGCTTCAAGCCAAACTGGGCACCCGTGACAGCTCCCCTTTATGCGTTGGCGGAAGGATTGCTGCTGGGGGCAATCTCGGGTGGCTACGAACGGATGTTTAACGGGATTGTGCCTCAGGCCGCTCTGGCGACGTTGGGAACAATGGCCGCCATGCTGTTCGCCTACAAAACGGGACTCATCAAGGCCACGCGCGGGTTTGTGATGGGGGTCGGAGCGGCGACCGGCGGGATCGCATTGATGTACCTCGCAGCAATGGTGCTGTCGATGTTCGGCATCCGGATGTCCTTCCTCTACCAGCCCACCATGCTGGGGATTGGAATCAGCGCTGTCATCGTGATCGTCGCCGCGCTGAACCTGATTATCGATTTCGCAGCCATCCAGCAGGCCGCCGAGCAAGGGGCCCCCAAGTACTACGAATGGTATTCGGCCTTTGGCCTGATGGTCACGATCGTGTGGCTTTACATCGAAATCCTGCGACTCCTGGCGATGCTGGCGGCGTCAAGCCGCAACGACTGA
- a CDS encoding class I SAM-dependent RNA methyltransferase: MTRRLELIATAAFGLEAVVARELHDLGYTEQQIEDGRVTFIGDELAICRCNMWLRSADRVLVKIGQFPAYDFGQFFDQIEALPWHEWLPVDAKFPVSGKSVRSQLHNEPTIQAVTKKAIVESLKRSYDRHWFQETGTEYQVEVSILKDQVLLALDTSGPGLHKRGYRANSGVAPLRETTAAALVLLSYWNRDRPFLDPFCGSGTIAIEAAMIGRNRAPGLSRNFLCEQWPQLTRQHWKQAREEARDKVSVKPKFSLQASDIDDRVLRVAQNNAIQSGVGGDIEFKQMDVLELKTSLEYGVIITNPPYGERIGDSESAADIYDDMADAFEPLNTWSIYVLTSHPGFERLFRRRATRRRKLYNGRIECHYYQYLGPRPPWEIPAGPADSDQDQQSSPDH, translated from the coding sequence ATGACTCGACGGCTGGAATTGATTGCGACGGCGGCGTTTGGGCTCGAGGCAGTTGTTGCGCGCGAACTGCACGACCTGGGATACACTGAGCAGCAGATTGAAGACGGACGTGTCACGTTCATTGGAGATGAACTGGCCATCTGCCGCTGCAACATGTGGCTGCGCTCTGCCGATCGAGTGCTCGTCAAGATCGGCCAGTTTCCAGCTTATGATTTCGGTCAATTCTTTGATCAGATCGAAGCCCTTCCGTGGCACGAGTGGCTGCCTGTCGATGCCAAGTTCCCCGTCTCCGGAAAATCGGTTCGTTCGCAACTCCACAACGAACCAACGATTCAAGCCGTCACCAAGAAAGCCATCGTCGAGAGCTTGAAGCGGAGCTATGACCGCCACTGGTTCCAGGAAACCGGAACGGAATACCAGGTCGAAGTCTCGATCCTGAAAGATCAGGTACTGCTCGCCCTCGACACATCCGGGCCGGGGCTGCACAAGCGCGGATATCGCGCGAATTCGGGGGTTGCCCCGTTGCGTGAGACGACTGCGGCTGCGCTGGTGCTGCTGAGCTACTGGAACCGCGACCGGCCATTCCTCGATCCGTTCTGCGGATCCGGAACGATCGCCATCGAAGCAGCCATGATCGGACGCAACCGCGCTCCTGGCCTCAGTCGAAACTTCCTGTGCGAACAGTGGCCCCAACTGACACGCCAGCACTGGAAGCAGGCCCGCGAAGAAGCACGCGACAAAGTCAGTGTCAAACCAAAGTTCTCACTGCAAGCCAGCGATATCGACGATCGTGTGCTGCGAGTTGCTCAGAACAATGCCATCCAGTCCGGAGTCGGTGGTGACATCGAGTTCAAACAAATGGACGTTCTGGAGCTGAAGACATCCCTCGAATATGGCGTCATCATCACGAACCCCCCTTACGGAGAACGAATCGGGGACAGCGAATCGGCCGCCGATATCTATGACGACATGGCAGACGCGTTCGAGCCGCTGAATACCTGGTCGATCTACGTCCTGACATCACACCCGGGCTTTGAACGCCTCTTCCGACGCCGGGCGACACGTCGTCGAAAGCTCTATAACGGTCGGATTGAGTGTCACTACTATCAGTATCTCGGCCCACGTCCGCCGTGGGAAATTCCGGCCGGCCCGGCAGATTCTGACCAGGACCAACAGTCCAGCCCAGATCACTAA